A DNA window from Hoplias malabaricus isolate fHopMal1 chromosome 5, fHopMal1.hap1, whole genome shotgun sequence contains the following coding sequences:
- the prkcbp1l gene encoding protein kinase C binding protein 1, like isoform X7, with protein MHPQSLAEEEIKTESDAVEGMEASATKVDLGSAEATPPAPKRKATSPPHSSNGHSPSDMSPTAVKKKKKPGLVTNNNKDQDGRNDFYCWVCHREGQVLCCELCPRVYHAKCLKLAAEPEGDWFCPECEKITVAECIETQSKAMTMLNLEQLSYLLKFALQKMKQPGTEPFQKPVSLEQHPDYAEYIFHPMDLCTLEKNIKKKMYGCTEAFLADVKWILHNCIIYNGGNHKLTATAKVIVKICEHEMNEIEVCPECYLSACQKRDNWFCEPCSQPHPLVWAKLKGFPFWPAKALRDKDGQVDARFFGQHDRAWVPINNCYLMSKEIPFSVKKTKSIFNSAMQEMEVYVENVRKKHGVFNYAPFRTPYTPNNQFQMLLDPGNPKKGTVMGEKQDKIKFNFDMTASPKMLLSKSMMSAGTGRRMSMMDMPRSPMSTNSSVHTGSDLEQDTSERTTKLSASHYSAGEDSMDCTASPASQKTTESPKPNLPTSLKQERTQATGSILNLNLDRIKAEMDLKELSETVQQQQQQQGASVLLTSPKKPTRSLDKTIESCKAQLGIQEISEDAYRGVDHSDSEDSDKSDTTDSEYASEDENGPKDGNQDNGIHKECKKRPRPSPSQPQDKKTPPPAAVDKTTSEPPAKKKPASVQEKESQEKPRTAQQQTSQKEKPLAGLEGKSIKDPNVDSDSERELVIDLGEEQGGRERKRPKKETSSTPSFTTKDPANIKTEGKSQSVVSTSGSPSTAPSASPSTPSAKESTQPTSKPPNTSTPNSSTSSTPHPGAPVTLSSANSNSTVVKKQRPLLPKESAHPGQSAVIWNQAGNKLQTSSQKLQVQKIQRPQQQGGQLATQPQPQPQTPLASSSSSASTRYQTRQSMKAVQQKDTSSSSSNSTLTGDFLAPPASADVAADIAKYTSKMMDAIKGTMTEIYNDLSKSTTGNTIAEIRRLRIEIEKLQWLHQQELSEMKHNLELTMAEMRQSLEQEKERLVSEVKKQMEIEKQQAVDETKKKQWCAYCKKEAIFYCCWNTSYCDYPCQQAHWPEHMKSCTQSATASQQEAEEETPTVPAAKPSGQSPKAQPSPTVNKTSPTHKSPSPTAENTRGSTAGSVS; from the exons GATGGGAGGAATGACTTCTACTGCTGGGTGTGCCACCGTGAGGGCCAGGTGCTCTGCTGTGAGCTCTGCCCACGTGTCTACCACGCCAAGTGCCTCAAACTGGCCGCCGAGCCCGAGGGCGACTGGTTCTGTCCTGAGTGCGAG AAAATAACAGTTGCAGAATGCATTGAGACTCAAAGCAAAGCCATGACTATGCTGAATCTGGAGCAGTTGTCTTACTTGTTGAAGTTTGCCCTGCAGAAAATGAAGCAGCCTGGG ACAGAGCCATTTCAGAAGCCTGTGTCTCTGGAGCAACATCCAGACTATGCAGAGTACATCTTCCACCCCATGGACTTGTGCACCTTAGAAAAG AACATCAAAAAGAAGATGTACGGCTGCACAGAGGCTTTTCTGGCAGATGTGAAATGGATCCTACACAATTGTATCATTTACAATGGAG GGAATCATAAACTGACTGCTACAGCAAAGGTTATTGTCAAGATCTGTGAGCATGAA ATGAATGAAATTGAAGTTTGTCCAGAGTGCTACTTGTCCGCTTGCCAAAAGAGGGACAACTGGTTCTGTGAACCTTGT TCTCAACCCCATCCATTGGTGTGGGCAAAACTGAAGGGCTTTCCTTTCTGGCCTGCCAAAGCTCTGAGGGATAAGGACGGCCAGGTGGATGCTCGTTTCTTTGGCCAACACGATAG AGCATGGGTGCCCATTAACAACTGCTACCTTATGTCGAAAGAGATTCCGTTCTCTGTGAAAAAGACTAAGAGCATCTTCAATAGTGCCATGCAGGAGATGGAAGTCTATGTGGAAAATGTGCGTAAGAAACATGGGGTGTTCAACTATGCTCCGTTCAGAACACCCTACACGCCCAACAACCAGTTCCAGATGCTGCTGGACCCTGGCAACCCCAAGAAAGGCACAGTTATGGGGGAGAAGCAGGATAAAATTAAGTTTAATTTTGACATGACTGCATCACCCAAAATGCTCTTGAGCAAGAGTATGATGTCAGCTGGGACTGGACGTAGAATGTCCATGATGGACATGCCCCGATCGCCAATGAGCACCAACTCCTCTGTCCACACAGGGTCAGACCTTGAGCAGGACACATCAGAACGAACAACAAAACTGTCAGCTAGTCACTACAGCGCAGGAGAAGACTCGATGGATTGCACAG CATCACCAGCATCTCAGAAGACCACAGAAAGCCCCAAACCCAACTTGCCAACTTCCTTGAAACAGGAAAGGACCCAGGCCACTGGCAGCATTCTCAACCTCAATCTTG ATCGCATTAAAGCAGAGATGGACCTCAAAGAGCTGAGTGAAACTgtacagcagcaacagcagcagcagggggCTTCTGTACTCCTCACCTCCCCAAAGAAACCCACCAGGAGTCTGGACAAGACAATAGAGAGCTGCAAGGCCCAGCTAG GCATTCAGGAAATCTCAGAAGATGCGTATCGGGGTGTCGATCACAGTGACTCCGAAGATTCAGACAAGTCCGACACCACTGACAGTGAATATGCAAGTGAAGATGAAAATGGACCAAAGGATGGCAATCAGGACAATGGCATccataaagaatgtaaaaagaGACCCAGACCTTCACCTTCACAGCCACAAGACAAGAAGACACCTCCTCCAGCCGCAGTGGACAAGACAACCTCAGAGCCTCCTGCCAAAAAGAAACCTGCCAGTGTTCAGGAGAAGGAATCCCAGGAGAAGCCGAGGACCGCCCAGCAGCAGACGTCCCAAAAAGAGAAGCCTTTGGCTGGACTAGAGGGCAAAAGTATCAAGGATCCGAATGTAGACTCTGACTCAGAAAGAGAGCTGGTGATCGACCTTGGAGAGGAGCAGGGAGGCcgggagagaaagagaccaaAGAAAGAGACATCATCAACTCCCAGCTTTACAACCAAAGACCCAGCAAACATCAAAACCGAAG GAAAATCACAGTCAGTAGTCAGCACATCAGGATCTCCTTCCACAGCTCCCAGTGCTTCACCCTCTACCCCCAGTGCAAAAGAGTCCACTCAGCCCACTTCCAAGCCTCCAAACACCTCCACCCCCAACAGTAGCACGTCCAGTACTCCCCACCCAGGGGCACCAGTGACCCTCTCTTCAGCAAACTCCAATTCCACTGTGGTGAAGAAACAGCGCCCTCTGCTGCCCAAGGAGTCGGCTCATCCAGGCCAATCAGCTGTGATCTGGAACCAGGCTGGAAATAAGCTCCAAACATCCTCTCAGAAGTTACAAGTACAGAAAATCCAGAGACCACAGCAGCAGGGAGGGCAGCTGGCCACACAGCCTCAACCGCAGCCCCAGACCCCACTGGCCTCCAGCAGCTCCAGTGCCAGCACTCGCTACCAGACCAGGCAGTCTATGAAAg cAGTTCAGCAGAAGGACACTTCATCTAGCTCCTCTAATTCTACACTGACTGGGGACTTCCTGGCCCCTCCAGCCTCTGCTGATGTAGCTGCTGATATCGCCAAGTACACATCCAAA atgATGGATGCAATTAAAGGAACAATGACAGAGATTTACAATGACCTTTCCAAAAGCACAACAGGAAACACTATTGCTGAG ATCCGAAGATTGAGGATAGAGATTGAGAAGCTCCAGTGGCTTCATCAGCAAGAGCTTTCAGAGATGAAACATAATTTGG AACTAACCATGGCAGAGATGAGGCAGAGTTTGGAGCAGGAGAAAGAGAGGCTTGTGTCAGAAGTAAAGAAGCAAATGGAGATTGAGAAACAGCAGGCTGTGGATGAGACGAAGAAAAAGCAGTGGTGTGCCTACTGTAAAAAGGAGGCCATTTTCTACTGCTGTTGGAATACCAGCTACTGTGACTACCCCTGCCAGCAAGCACACTGGCCTGAACACATGAAATCTTGCACACAGTCAG CTACAGCATCTCAGcaagaggcagaggaggagaCCCCTACAGTTCCTGCAGCAAAACCTTCAGGACAATCGCCTAAAGCCCAGCCCTCACCCACAGTCAACAAAacctcacccacacacaaaagCCCCTCACCTACAGCAGAAAACACTAGGGGGAGCACTGCAGGCTCTGTGTCCTAA
- the prkcbp1l gene encoding protein kinase C binding protein 1, like isoform X8, whose protein sequence is MHPQSLAEEEIKTESDAVEGMEASATKVDLGSAEATPPAPKRKATSPPHSSNGHSPSDMSPTAVKKKKKPGLVTNNNKDQKITVAECIETQSKAMTMLNLEQLSYLLKFALQKMKQPGTEPFQKPVSLEQHPDYAEYIFHPMDLCTLEKNIKKKMYGCTEAFLADVKWILHNCIIYNGGNHKLTATAKVIVKICEHEMNEIEVCPECYLSACQKRDNWFCEPCSQPHPLVWAKLKGFPFWPAKALRDKDGQVDARFFGQHDRAWVPINNCYLMSKEIPFSVKKTKSIFNSAMQEMEVYVENVRKKHGVFNYAPFRTPYTPNNQFQMLLDPGNPKKGTVMGEKQDKIKFNFDMTASPKMLLSKSMMSAGTGRRMSMMDMPRSPMSTNSSVHTGSDLEQDTSERTTKLSASHYSAGEDSMDCTASPASQKTTESPKPNLPTSLKQERTQATGSILNLNLDRIKAEMDLKELSETVQQQQQQQGASVLLTSPKKPTRSLDKTIESCKAQLGIQEISEDAYRGVDHSDSEDSDKSDTTDSEYASEDENGPKDGNQDNGIHKECKKRPRPSPSQPQDKKTPPPAAVDKTTSEPPAKKKPASVQEKESQEKPRTAQQQTSQKEKPLAGLEGKSIKDPNVDSDSERELVIDLGEEQGGRERKRPKKETSSTPSFTTKDPANIKTEGKSQSVVSTSGSPSTAPSASPSTPSAKESTQPTSKPPNTSTPNSSTSSTPHPGAPVTLSSANSNSTVVKKQRPLLPKESAHPGQSAVIWNQAGNKLQTSSQKLQVQKIQRPQQQGGQLATQPQPQPQTPLASSSSSASTRYQTRQSMKAVQQKDTSSSSSNSTLTGDFLAPPASADVAADIAKYTSKMMDAIKGTMTEIYNDLSKSTTGNTIAEIRRLRIEIEKLQWLHQQELSEMKHNLELTMAEMRQSLEQEKERLVSEVKKQMEIEKQQAVDETKKKQWCAYCKKEAIFYCCWNTSYCDYPCQQAHWPEHMKSCTQSATASQQEAEEETPTVPAAKPSGQSPKAQPSPTVNKTSPTHKSPSPTAENTRGSTAGSVS, encoded by the exons AAAATAACAGTTGCAGAATGCATTGAGACTCAAAGCAAAGCCATGACTATGCTGAATCTGGAGCAGTTGTCTTACTTGTTGAAGTTTGCCCTGCAGAAAATGAAGCAGCCTGGG ACAGAGCCATTTCAGAAGCCTGTGTCTCTGGAGCAACATCCAGACTATGCAGAGTACATCTTCCACCCCATGGACTTGTGCACCTTAGAAAAG AACATCAAAAAGAAGATGTACGGCTGCACAGAGGCTTTTCTGGCAGATGTGAAATGGATCCTACACAATTGTATCATTTACAATGGAG GGAATCATAAACTGACTGCTACAGCAAAGGTTATTGTCAAGATCTGTGAGCATGAA ATGAATGAAATTGAAGTTTGTCCAGAGTGCTACTTGTCCGCTTGCCAAAAGAGGGACAACTGGTTCTGTGAACCTTGT TCTCAACCCCATCCATTGGTGTGGGCAAAACTGAAGGGCTTTCCTTTCTGGCCTGCCAAAGCTCTGAGGGATAAGGACGGCCAGGTGGATGCTCGTTTCTTTGGCCAACACGATAG AGCATGGGTGCCCATTAACAACTGCTACCTTATGTCGAAAGAGATTCCGTTCTCTGTGAAAAAGACTAAGAGCATCTTCAATAGTGCCATGCAGGAGATGGAAGTCTATGTGGAAAATGTGCGTAAGAAACATGGGGTGTTCAACTATGCTCCGTTCAGAACACCCTACACGCCCAACAACCAGTTCCAGATGCTGCTGGACCCTGGCAACCCCAAGAAAGGCACAGTTATGGGGGAGAAGCAGGATAAAATTAAGTTTAATTTTGACATGACTGCATCACCCAAAATGCTCTTGAGCAAGAGTATGATGTCAGCTGGGACTGGACGTAGAATGTCCATGATGGACATGCCCCGATCGCCAATGAGCACCAACTCCTCTGTCCACACAGGGTCAGACCTTGAGCAGGACACATCAGAACGAACAACAAAACTGTCAGCTAGTCACTACAGCGCAGGAGAAGACTCGATGGATTGCACAG CATCACCAGCATCTCAGAAGACCACAGAAAGCCCCAAACCCAACTTGCCAACTTCCTTGAAACAGGAAAGGACCCAGGCCACTGGCAGCATTCTCAACCTCAATCTTG ATCGCATTAAAGCAGAGATGGACCTCAAAGAGCTGAGTGAAACTgtacagcagcaacagcagcagcagggggCTTCTGTACTCCTCACCTCCCCAAAGAAACCCACCAGGAGTCTGGACAAGACAATAGAGAGCTGCAAGGCCCAGCTAG GCATTCAGGAAATCTCAGAAGATGCGTATCGGGGTGTCGATCACAGTGACTCCGAAGATTCAGACAAGTCCGACACCACTGACAGTGAATATGCAAGTGAAGATGAAAATGGACCAAAGGATGGCAATCAGGACAATGGCATccataaagaatgtaaaaagaGACCCAGACCTTCACCTTCACAGCCACAAGACAAGAAGACACCTCCTCCAGCCGCAGTGGACAAGACAACCTCAGAGCCTCCTGCCAAAAAGAAACCTGCCAGTGTTCAGGAGAAGGAATCCCAGGAGAAGCCGAGGACCGCCCAGCAGCAGACGTCCCAAAAAGAGAAGCCTTTGGCTGGACTAGAGGGCAAAAGTATCAAGGATCCGAATGTAGACTCTGACTCAGAAAGAGAGCTGGTGATCGACCTTGGAGAGGAGCAGGGAGGCcgggagagaaagagaccaaAGAAAGAGACATCATCAACTCCCAGCTTTACAACCAAAGACCCAGCAAACATCAAAACCGAAG GAAAATCACAGTCAGTAGTCAGCACATCAGGATCTCCTTCCACAGCTCCCAGTGCTTCACCCTCTACCCCCAGTGCAAAAGAGTCCACTCAGCCCACTTCCAAGCCTCCAAACACCTCCACCCCCAACAGTAGCACGTCCAGTACTCCCCACCCAGGGGCACCAGTGACCCTCTCTTCAGCAAACTCCAATTCCACTGTGGTGAAGAAACAGCGCCCTCTGCTGCCCAAGGAGTCGGCTCATCCAGGCCAATCAGCTGTGATCTGGAACCAGGCTGGAAATAAGCTCCAAACATCCTCTCAGAAGTTACAAGTACAGAAAATCCAGAGACCACAGCAGCAGGGAGGGCAGCTGGCCACACAGCCTCAACCGCAGCCCCAGACCCCACTGGCCTCCAGCAGCTCCAGTGCCAGCACTCGCTACCAGACCAGGCAGTCTATGAAAg cAGTTCAGCAGAAGGACACTTCATCTAGCTCCTCTAATTCTACACTGACTGGGGACTTCCTGGCCCCTCCAGCCTCTGCTGATGTAGCTGCTGATATCGCCAAGTACACATCCAAA atgATGGATGCAATTAAAGGAACAATGACAGAGATTTACAATGACCTTTCCAAAAGCACAACAGGAAACACTATTGCTGAG ATCCGAAGATTGAGGATAGAGATTGAGAAGCTCCAGTGGCTTCATCAGCAAGAGCTTTCAGAGATGAAACATAATTTGG AACTAACCATGGCAGAGATGAGGCAGAGTTTGGAGCAGGAGAAAGAGAGGCTTGTGTCAGAAGTAAAGAAGCAAATGGAGATTGAGAAACAGCAGGCTGTGGATGAGACGAAGAAAAAGCAGTGGTGTGCCTACTGTAAAAAGGAGGCCATTTTCTACTGCTGTTGGAATACCAGCTACTGTGACTACCCCTGCCAGCAAGCACACTGGCCTGAACACATGAAATCTTGCACACAGTCAG CTACAGCATCTCAGcaagaggcagaggaggagaCCCCTACAGTTCCTGCAGCAAAACCTTCAGGACAATCGCCTAAAGCCCAGCCCTCACCCACAGTCAACAAAacctcacccacacacaaaagCCCCTCACCTACAGCAGAAAACACTAGGGGGAGCACTGCAGGCTCTGTGTCCTAA